In Candidatus Bathyarchaeia archaeon, one DNA window encodes the following:
- the tgtA gene encoding tRNA guanosine(15) transglycosylase TgtA: MSFEVKDRDLLARIGKLRTKSGAVETPLLFPVVNPAVQPISPKRIREEFGFEALITNAYILKKRFKMEPAERGLHKFLDFNGVVMTDSGAYQILVYGDVETTSEEIVAYQEQIDTDIATILDWPTGWKATRRHAEQTVEETLKRARELFQIRTREDILWVGPVQGGRYLDLVAKSASEMGKLPFHIHALGSPTEVMENYRFDVLVDMILTAKMNLPIERPLHLFGAGHPFMFALAVALGCDLFDSAAYAIYAKEGRYMTETGTVRLEELEYFPCACPKCSSKTPKEISEMPPKERQVFLAEHNLYACLSEIRRVKQAIREGRLWEHLELRSHGHPTLLQALKRLKIYEEFIEKHSPTVKPSGLFFFSSLGLSRPEVVRHRVRLSERFTHYEREALILMPQTKTKPFHRSKLYKKLGKALRNTLRMEDTAKIQVCFYEAPFGLVPIELDEVYPLSQHETALPPDLETIEYVAAQVVNHISQQNYKIVAFLNNHEVWGEKVLKACRDACQNKGVIFTSFDIEMEEWPGLVADFLKQNLEKQRRGRSAD; encoded by the coding sequence ATGAGCTTCGAAGTGAAGGATAGAGATCTGCTGGCGAGAATTGGAAAACTGCGAACCAAAAGTGGTGCAGTGGAAACTCCGCTCCTCTTCCCAGTTGTAAATCCAGCCGTGCAGCCAATCAGCCCCAAAAGAATCCGGGAGGAATTCGGCTTCGAAGCTCTTATAACAAATGCTTACATTCTCAAGAAGCGCTTCAAAATGGAACCCGCCGAAAGGGGTCTACATAAATTTCTAGACTTTAATGGCGTCGTAATGACGGATTCGGGAGCTTACCAGATACTTGTCTATGGAGATGTGGAAACCACTTCAGAGGAAATTGTGGCTTACCAAGAGCAGATAGATACGGACATAGCTACGATACTGGATTGGCCGACGGGCTGGAAAGCCACAAGGAGGCATGCGGAACAAACCGTGGAAGAAACATTGAAAAGAGCTCGGGAACTCTTTCAGATCAGGACTAGGGAGGATATTCTCTGGGTTGGACCTGTCCAAGGAGGACGCTACCTAGATCTAGTGGCGAAATCAGCATCCGAAATGGGGAAACTGCCATTCCACATCCATGCGCTGGGTAGCCCCACGGAGGTTATGGAAAACTACCGCTTCGATGTTTTGGTTGACATGATTTTAACAGCCAAAATGAACTTGCCTATTGAGCGGCCGCTGCACCTCTTTGGAGCTGGACACCCTTTTATGTTTGCGTTGGCAGTGGCCCTTGGATGCGACTTGTTTGATTCAGCGGCATACGCCATATACGCTAAAGAGGGCCGCTATATGACTGAAACTGGAACTGTTAGGCTTGAGGAGCTTGAATATTTCCCATGTGCTTGCCCAAAATGCTCAAGCAAAACGCCTAAGGAAATCTCCGAAATGCCTCCAAAGGAGAGGCAGGTTTTCCTCGCAGAGCACAATCTCTACGCTTGTCTCTCCGAAATCAGGCGGGTTAAGCAGGCCATAAGGGAGGGACGCCTCTGGGAACACTTGGAATTGAGATCTCATGGACATCCCACGCTGTTGCAGGCGTTGAAGAGGCTGAAGATTTACGAGGAATTCATTGAAAAACACAGTCCAACAGTTAAGCCCAGTGGGCTGTTCTTTTTCAGCTCGCTGGGGCTATCCCGCCCCGAAGTTGTACGTCATAGGGTTAGGCTTTCCGAGCGCTTCACACATTACGAAAGGGAAGCCCTTATCTTGATGCCCCAGACAAAGACCAAACCCTTTCATAGATCAAAGCTCTACAAGAAGCTGGGTAAGGCTCTTCGCAATACTCTCAGAATGGAGGATACCGCCAAAATTCAGGTTTGTTTCTATGAAGCACCATTTGGATTAGTTCCAATAGAGCTAGATGAGGTTTACCCGCTCTCCCAACATGAAACAGCCCTCCCGCCTGATTTGGAAACAATAGAGTATGTTGCGGCTCAAGTGGTAAACCACATTAGCCAACAAAATTACAAGATTGTGGCTTTCCTCAATAACCATGAGGTTTGGGGTGAAAAGGTTCTGAAAGCTTGTCGAGACGCTTGCCAGAATAAGGGAGTCATTTTCACAAGCTTCGACATCGAGATGGAAGAGTGGCCGGGACTTGTTGCTGATTTTTTGAAACAAAATTTGGAAAAGCAGAGAAGAGGGAGAAGCGCTGATTAG
- a CDS encoding PAC2 family protein, whose translation MPLSIQIEEKPKLNNPVLIEGLPGIGFVANIVALHLINELKAKRFARIFSASFQDLAVTTETGEPRSPINELYYYKSGGEGRDLIIWYGNTQALTTFGQYELCGRILDIAEELGCRFLITVGGFKQEEVKEVPEVYCAASDPETLREVLSLGAKIMVGNIFGVAGILIGLGALRGFRGFSLLVETLGTYPDANAARYAISALNRYLGLKVDLSRLDEAAEKTAKILESFGWVKPVKVEEEKKREEFRWFV comes from the coding sequence ATGCCACTGTCAATACAGATTGAGGAGAAACCGAAGCTCAATAACCCCGTGCTCATTGAGGGACTTCCTGGAATAGGCTTTGTGGCAAACATTGTGGCTTTACATCTTATCAACGAGTTGAAGGCAAAGCGCTTCGCAAGAATATTCTCCGCATCATTTCAAGACTTGGCTGTGACAACGGAAACGGGGGAACCCCGTTCACCAATAAATGAGTTATACTACTACAAAAGCGGCGGTGAAGGCCGAGACTTGATTATATGGTATGGCAACACCCAAGCCCTCACAACCTTTGGGCAGTACGAGCTTTGTGGAAGAATATTGGATATCGCTGAAGAATTGGGGTGCCGCTTCCTCATAACGGTGGGCGGCTTCAAACAGGAGGAAGTTAAAGAGGTTCCGGAAGTTTACTGCGCAGCCTCGGATCCGGAAACCTTGAGAGAGGTTCTTAGTTTAGGCGCAAAGATAATGGTTGGAAACATTTTCGGCGTGGCTGGCATCCTAATTGGACTTGGCGCCCTAAGGGGCTTTAGGGGTTTCTCGCTTCTAGTAGAGACTTTAGGAACGTATCCAGATGCAAACGCCGCCCGCTATGCCATTTCAGCCCTAAACAGGTATCTTGGTTTGAAGGTGGACCTTTCAAGGTTGGATGAGGCGGCTGAGAAAACCGCGAAAATCCTGGAATCCTTCGGCTGGGTTAAACCAGTTAAGGTGGAAGAAGAAAAGAAGAGGGAAGAATTCCGCTGGTTCGTTTAG
- a CDS encoding CehA/McbA family metallohydrolase: MRADLHVHTLFSPDSSIPPKTLVDMLLAHPYIKAVAVMDHNTVRGYFKVRELASAYPDILVIPGVEVSTTGGDILLLGIAEVPPQPWTVDNVIDFAHSMGGLVVAAHPYRAYGLGDAARNYSIDAVEILNGGCPRHLNSMAEELAREMRLPGVAGSDAHRVDELLTAYTEIQASTDLDEVLRAIKRGLVRVFHAGKSIHF, translated from the coding sequence ATTAGGGCGGATCTTCACGTTCACACGCTTTTCTCGCCAGACTCCTCAATACCGCCGAAAACATTGGTTGACATGCTTCTAGCCCACCCATACATTAAGGCGGTTGCCGTGATGGACCACAACACCGTGAGGGGCTACTTCAAAGTTCGAGAGCTGGCCTCTGCATACCCGGATATACTGGTTATTCCAGGAGTGGAGGTTAGCACAACGGGGGGCGACATTCTCCTTTTGGGCATAGCGGAGGTTCCACCTCAACCATGGACCGTGGACAACGTTATTGACTTCGCCCACAGCATGGGAGGTCTAGTGGTTGCAGCACACCCCTACAGAGCTTATGGTTTAGGAGACGCCGCCAGAAACTATTCCATAGACGCCGTGGAGATTTTGAATGGTGGTTGTCCACGGCATCTTAATTCGATGGCTGAAGAACTCGCAAGGGAGATGAGACTGCCAGGTGTGGCTGGAAGCGACGCCCACAGAGTGGATGAGCTTTTGACTGCCTATACGGAAATTCAGGCCTCAACGGATTTGGATGAGGTTCTAAGGGCCATCAAGCGGGGTCTAGTGAGGGTGTTTCATGCTGGAAAGTCAATACATTTTTAA